The following are encoded together in the Candidatus Tumulicola sp. genome:
- the mrdA gene encoding penicillin-binding protein 2, producing MNQGRPQERRIGWQPPVWRIVAFIALVLLALAALAARLVEVQIFDGDRYRQEALANQIRLIPVAAPRGIMYDRHGTVLVRSRPSFVVGLIPSQVTDIDSDLQRLSTAIGVPVATLRDRLLHHRGIDYKTFDEVVVNEPYGPVVLARDLPVASTARLSELLSDMPGVDLEVQPVRDYPHGPLGSHIFGYVGAITEEEYKTLAREGYSPNDVIGKDGLEYQYDRYLRGIPGGERVMVNSSGSVVANVASQSPVAGDTLVTNLDWRLQSIVESALADGIARWGHGRRLSGAVVAEDPWTGGILALASYPNFDPRDFAAEKSSRVRRYLTDVSEPLFDRAIAAATPTGSTFKMVTGSAALTEGVVRVNQVVYDSGGWNCGGYYARDIASGGMGNTTFVPALAASSDGYFYRLAWWLGNARLRKYALAFGLDAKSGIDIPGENEGNWPTNAWEMRNFGVPMEPGDACFLGIGQGAMQATPLQMVNVASTVINGGTLWRPQIVREIRDPHGAAVKSLPPVAIRQVPVTQEALAAVRAGMARVTGPGGTAAGLGIDGLPYSGKTGTVETAGGNGPNTTWFVAWAPSDHPRIALAVFVDRSGGYGAQVAAPIARDILVRYFKKKP from the coding sequence GTGAATCAAGGGCGCCCACAGGAGCGGCGCATCGGTTGGCAGCCTCCGGTGTGGCGCATCGTCGCGTTCATTGCGTTGGTGTTGCTCGCGCTGGCCGCGCTGGCCGCACGATTGGTCGAAGTGCAAATCTTCGATGGCGACCGCTATCGACAAGAGGCGTTGGCTAATCAGATTCGTTTGATTCCGGTCGCCGCGCCGCGCGGCATCATGTACGACCGGCACGGTACGGTGTTGGTGCGCAGCCGGCCGTCGTTCGTCGTCGGGCTGATTCCCTCGCAAGTGACCGACATCGATTCCGACCTGCAACGCTTATCGACCGCTATCGGCGTTCCGGTAGCGACGTTGCGCGACCGGCTATTGCATCATCGCGGCATCGACTACAAGACGTTCGACGAAGTGGTCGTGAACGAACCGTATGGCCCGGTGGTGCTGGCGCGCGACTTGCCGGTCGCTTCGACCGCACGCCTCTCGGAATTGTTGAGTGACATGCCGGGTGTCGATTTGGAAGTACAGCCGGTGCGCGATTATCCGCATGGCCCGCTCGGCTCGCACATTTTCGGCTACGTCGGTGCGATTACCGAAGAAGAGTATAAAACGCTGGCGCGCGAGGGCTACTCGCCCAACGACGTCATCGGTAAAGACGGACTGGAATACCAATACGATCGCTATCTGCGCGGCATTCCGGGGGGCGAGCGCGTGATGGTGAACTCCAGCGGCTCGGTGGTGGCCAACGTCGCTTCGCAATCGCCGGTTGCCGGGGATACGCTGGTCACGAACCTCGATTGGCGACTGCAATCGATCGTGGAAAGTGCGCTGGCCGACGGCATCGCGCGCTGGGGTCACGGGCGGCGGCTTTCGGGTGCGGTGGTGGCGGAAGATCCGTGGACCGGCGGCATTCTCGCGCTCGCGAGTTATCCCAACTTCGATCCGCGAGACTTCGCGGCCGAAAAATCGTCGCGCGTTCGCCGTTACCTTACCGACGTGTCGGAGCCGCTGTTCGACCGCGCCATCGCCGCCGCAACGCCCACCGGTTCGACGTTCAAAATGGTTACCGGGTCGGCCGCGCTCACCGAAGGCGTGGTGCGCGTCAATCAAGTGGTGTACGACAGCGGTGGCTGGAACTGCGGCGGTTACTATGCGCGCGACATCGCGTCCGGCGGCATGGGCAATACGACGTTCGTGCCGGCGCTGGCGGCGTCGAGCGACGGCTATTTCTATCGTTTGGCGTGGTGGCTCGGAAACGCGCGATTGCGTAAATATGCATTGGCGTTCGGCTTGGACGCGAAGAGCGGCATCGACATTCCAGGTGAAAACGAAGGCAATTGGCCGACCAATGCGTGGGAGATGCGAAACTTCGGCGTTCCGATGGAGCCCGGTGACGCGTGTTTTTTGGGAATCGGTCAAGGCGCGATGCAAGCCACGCCGCTGCAGATGGTCAACGTCGCGTCGACCGTGATTAACGGCGGCACGTTATGGCGTCCGCAGATCGTTCGCGAAATTCGCGATCCACACGGCGCGGCGGTGAAGTCGCTTCCGCCGGTGGCGATTCGCCAAGTGCCCGTAACGCAAGAGGCATTGGCCGCGGTGCGGGCCGGCATGGCGCGCGTCACCGGCCCGGGCGGAACTGCCGCCGGTCTCGGGATCGACGGCTTGCCGTACTCAGGAAAAACCGGAACCGTAGAAACGGCCGGTGGTAACGGGCCGAATACGACGTGGTTCGTCGCGTGGGCACCGAGCGATCATCCTAGAATTGCGTTAGCAGTGTTCGTCGATCGCAGTGGCGGATACGGCGCGCAGGTGGCGGCACCGATCGCGCGCGACATCCTTGTCAGATACTTTAAAAAGAAGCCGTAG